A region from the Linepithema humile isolate Giens D197 chromosome 1, Lhum_UNIL_v1.0, whole genome shotgun sequence genome encodes:
- the LOC136997147 gene encoding uncharacterized protein: MLTLKQKLKRPLTSLDKCQFAKIIVEIFPKLRDPETALGYESFYDPKTKTGYLANRLSNVRRGVKRKRTCNEDSENNRNDLNVTQDENENLTQAEIDDIILFLKSATQDQKLQIISKHKDIFQYRRKFCLNTNFFDTFPRFIDTPELIEEEYKLLFPKYDDFFLKEFTNFCEIILRIFSKPDYEIHPSVDKLGEAWDKHTRAILALCRLLPPTARGKNKAAREKSTAVLEKIILFKKNGTPLESRESESREKIQPRLVAVGSTKAAVAQYFLNVDNKFILLHAQNFVKAFDILFKSHFVFHTEYDSNLVSFYRFIETYFYKINNGPVTPRIREVYTLLRNQMDT, encoded by the exons ATGCTtactttgaaacaaaaattaaagcgTCCATTAACTTCATTAGATAAATGTCAGTTTGCCAAAATTATAGTAGAAATTTTCCCAAAATTACGAGATCCGGAAACTGCATTAGGCTAT GAATCTTTTTATGATCCAAAAACTAAAACAGGCTATTTAGCAAATAGGCTTTCCAATGTAAGAAGaggtgtaaaaagaaaaagaacgtgTAATGAAGATTCTGAAAACAATAGAAACGATCTAAACGTTACACAGGATGAAAATGAAAACTTAACCCAAGCTGAAATAGatgatattattctttttctcaaaAGTGCCACACAGgatcaaaaattacaaattatttctaaacatAAAGACATATTTCAGTAcagaagaaaattttgtttaaatactaATTTCTTCGACACATTTCCAAGATTCATAGATACACCTGAATTG ATTGAAGAAGAATACAAACTATTATTTCCCAAATATGATGACTTCTTCTTAAAAGAATTTACCAActtttgtgaaattattttgagaattttttctaAGCCTGACTATGAAATACATCCTTCAGTAGATAAATTGGGAGAAG CTTGGGATAAACATACACGAGCTATTTTAGCACTATGTCGACTTCTTCCTCCAACAGCTAGAGGAAAAAATAAAGCTGCAAGAGAAAAATCCACTGCGgttttggaaaaaattattttatttaaaaag AACGGTACGCCTTTAGAATCAAGGGAATCAGAGTCAAGAGAAAAGATTCAACCACGTTTAGTCGCCGTAGGTTCAACCAAAGCAGCTGTGGCTCAATACTTTCTAAACGTAGACAACAAGTTCATTCTACTTCATGCGCAAAATTTCGTGAAGGCTTTTGacattttgtttaaaagtCATTTCGTTTTTCATACAGAATACGATTCGAATCTGGTAAGTTTCTACAGATTtatagaaacatatttttataaaataaacaatggTCCCGTAACTCCACGTATAAGAGAAGTATATACACTTCTACGAAACCAAATGGAtacatga